In a genomic window of Shouchella clausii:
- a CDS encoding class I SAM-dependent methyltransferase, translated as MYGEIKASIAAAYNEHVQEREKAIMAGWKIQERERFMKQLASEHKQALLDMGSGPGHDGLFFKTHGMDVFCADLSEASVRLCKAKGLKAEAMSFEQLKFADCCFDAVWAMNCLLHVPKQELPAILLEVKRVMKKDALFYVGVYGGEDSEGVWEEDHYQPKRFFSFYQAQALKKILARFFSVASFSVVTPETIGGKLEFQAFVLRK; from the coding sequence ATGTACGGGGAGATTAAAGCCAGCATTGCCGCTGCTTATAACGAACATGTACAAGAACGTGAAAAAGCCATTATGGCTGGCTGGAAAATACAAGAAAGAGAACGTTTTATGAAGCAATTAGCGAGCGAACACAAACAGGCATTGCTTGATATGGGCTCTGGCCCAGGGCACGATGGGCTGTTTTTCAAAACGCATGGGATGGACGTTTTTTGCGCAGATCTGTCTGAAGCATCTGTTCGTCTTTGCAAAGCGAAAGGGCTTAAAGCTGAAGCGATGAGCTTTGAGCAGCTTAAGTTTGCTGACTGTTGCTTTGACGCCGTTTGGGCGATGAATTGTTTGCTCCATGTTCCAAAGCAAGAATTGCCCGCAATTTTGCTGGAAGTAAAGCGTGTGATGAAAAAGGATGCGTTGTTTTATGTAGGTGTTTACGGTGGTGAAGACTCTGAAGGTGTCTGGGAAGAGGACCATTATCAGCCAAAGCGGTTTTTTTCTTTTTATCAAGCTCAAGCGCTAAAAAAGATACTTGCACGCTTTTTTTCTGTAGCAAGCTTCTCGGTTGTCACGCCTGAGACCATTGGCGGAAAGCTAGAATTTCAAGCGTTTGTCCTCCGTAAATAA
- a CDS encoding uroporphyrinogen-III synthase, whose product MKIVKSKGVAQMGGLAGKHVALTASRKTEEMEALLHKQGATSAVRSLQGTVIQDQETVTEAITSGLATQPDWFIFTTGIGVQTLLAFAEEAGVKEAFLKQVRSARIAVRGYKAKNALLKENIAMDIVSEDGTTAQLVEQLKEIDWNGQKVIVQQYGLPSPTLEQFLTEGKAVVSTWLPYIHYAPKGETIDLFLEELLEKKEYDAVCFTTALQVKALFARASETGRHEQLLHMFAGPTVACAVGKVTAEALSEEGVKRIVYPEKERMGAMIVELGKFLEAR is encoded by the coding sequence GTGAAAATAGTTAAGAGTAAAGGGGTGGCACAAATGGGAGGACTAGCAGGAAAACATGTGGCCTTAACTGCTTCGCGGAAAACGGAAGAAATGGAGGCGCTTTTACATAAGCAGGGAGCAACGAGCGCTGTCCGTTCGTTGCAAGGCACTGTCATTCAAGATCAAGAAACCGTGACAGAAGCGATAACATCAGGGCTTGCTACACAGCCCGATTGGTTTATCTTTACGACTGGCATCGGTGTCCAGACGCTGCTCGCTTTTGCAGAGGAAGCAGGGGTAAAAGAGGCATTTTTAAAGCAAGTTCGTTCTGCTCGCATTGCTGTGCGCGGCTACAAAGCGAAAAACGCGTTGTTGAAAGAAAATATAGCAATGGATATCGTGTCAGAAGATGGGACGACCGCACAATTAGTTGAGCAGTTAAAGGAAATCGACTGGAACGGCCAAAAAGTCATTGTTCAGCAGTACGGTCTGCCTTCACCGACATTGGAGCAGTTTTTGACAGAGGGGAAGGCGGTGGTGTCCACATGGCTCCCCTATATCCACTATGCTCCTAAAGGAGAAACGATTGACTTGTTTTTAGAGGAGTTGCTCGAAAAAAAAGAGTACGATGCCGTTTGCTTTACAACGGCATTACAAGTAAAGGCGCTATTTGCCAGAGCCAGTGAAACAGGAAGGCACGAGCAGCTCTTGCATATGTTTGCTGGCCCGACAGTTGCATGCGCTGTCGGCAAAGTGACCGCTGAAGCCCTGTCGGAAGAAGGCGTCAAACGTATTGTCTATCCTGAAAAGGAACGAATGGGAGCTATGATTGTCGAACTAGGCAAGTTTTTAGAAGCGCGTTAA
- a CDS encoding MBL fold metallo-hydrolase, which produces MDIVDWKHTAPNTVKLPMTSATSGLMQKVTEKLFCLTTQIVNVCFIGDPTKAHGWVLIDTGMPGKSDMITEALIKQFGESNPPSAILLTHGHFDHVGGAFDLAQKWDVPIYIHPDELPYVTGEKAYPKPDATVEGGVVAKLSRFFPNEPIQLDDYVKPLPDKLDFAGLENEWTWLHVPGHSPGQVAFFRERDKALLSADAIITVKQDELFDVITQNQEIQGPPRYWTTDWTAAHRSVQKLRSLDPAVLVPGHGLPLFGQELRDSLAVLDQQFERIAVPDYGKYVQ; this is translated from the coding sequence ATGGATATTGTTGACTGGAAGCACACAGCTCCGAATACGGTCAAACTGCCGATGACTTCGGCAACGAGCGGGCTTATGCAAAAAGTGACGGAAAAACTTTTTTGTTTAACAACACAAATTGTCAATGTTTGTTTTATCGGTGACCCTACAAAAGCACACGGCTGGGTGTTAATTGATACAGGCATGCCTGGAAAAAGCGACATGATTACAGAGGCGCTCATCAAGCAATTTGGCGAAAGCAACCCGCCATCAGCGATTCTATTAACACATGGCCATTTTGACCACGTAGGCGGCGCTTTTGATCTTGCACAAAAATGGGATGTCCCTATCTACATTCACCCCGACGAGCTGCCTTATGTAACAGGCGAAAAAGCTTATCCGAAACCGGACGCCACTGTCGAAGGAGGGGTAGTAGCCAAGCTATCCCGCTTCTTTCCAAATGAACCGATCCAGCTTGACGACTATGTTAAGCCACTCCCAGACAAGCTTGATTTCGCCGGGCTTGAGAATGAATGGACATGGCTGCACGTACCTGGGCATTCCCCTGGACAAGTTGCCTTTTTCCGTGAGCGGGACAAAGCTTTGCTATCAGCAGATGCGATTATTACTGTGAAGCAAGACGAGTTATTTGACGTCATCACCCAAAATCAAGAAATTCAAGGTCCGCCCCGCTATTGGACCACCGATTGGACAGCGGCACATCGCTCCGTCCAAAAGCTCCGGTCATTAGATCCAGCCGTTCTCGTTCCTGGCCATGGATTGCCTCTTTTCGGCCAAGAGCTCCGCGACAGCCTTGCTGTCCTTGACCAGCAATTTGAACGCATCGCTGTTCCTGATTATGGGAAGTATGTGCAGTAA
- a CDS encoding lmo0937 family membrane protein: MLWTIIIIILVLWLLGLIADIGGGLINLLLIVALVVFIFQMLNMRKGKS; the protein is encoded by the coding sequence ATGCTGTGGACCATTATTATCATTATTTTAGTACTGTGGCTGCTAGGCTTGATTGCTGACATTGGCGGAGGGCTCATTAACCTGTTGCTGATTGTTGCTTTAGTCGTTTTTATTTTTCAAATGCTCAACATGCGAAAAGGAAAATCGTAA
- a CDS encoding manganese catalase family protein yields MFKRIDKLQIDLPELNEPDPESAGVVQELLGGRFGEMSTLNNYMFQSFNFRSKKKLRPFYELIASITAEELGHVELVANTINLCLDGSVGNGSTNPDHAPLKEVQGIGNKFNFLLGGQNALPTDSSGKPWTGDNVFSSGNLVHDLLHNFYLECGARTHKMRVYQMTENETARELIGYLLVRGSVHAVAYARALEEITGVNMTKLLPIPDLDNSKFDHAHKYEAMGVHRKLYRFSDDDYQLLNRIWSGPTPIGPPGELEVVDGTPEGGKIPDLDPVPEEYAPGFDEEQFRELSKRLQYEAGL; encoded by the coding sequence TTGTTTAAGCGTATTGATAAACTGCAAATTGATTTGCCCGAACTAAACGAACCTGATCCAGAATCAGCTGGCGTAGTGCAAGAATTGTTAGGCGGCCGCTTTGGCGAAATGTCGACACTGAACAATTATATGTTCCAATCGTTTAATTTTCGCAGCAAAAAAAAGCTCCGTCCTTTTTATGAATTGATAGCGAGCATTACAGCAGAGGAACTTGGCCATGTAGAGCTTGTCGCCAATACGATCAATCTATGTTTGGACGGCTCCGTTGGCAATGGCAGCACCAACCCAGACCATGCTCCGCTTAAAGAAGTTCAAGGCATTGGCAACAAATTCAACTTTTTGCTTGGCGGTCAAAATGCGCTGCCGACCGATTCCAGTGGCAAACCATGGACAGGCGATAATGTATTTTCGAGTGGCAACTTAGTCCATGACCTGCTTCACAATTTTTATTTAGAATGCGGCGCCCGCACCCATAAAATGCGTGTTTACCAAATGACAGAGAATGAAACTGCACGGGAGTTAATCGGTTATTTGCTCGTTCGAGGAAGTGTCCACGCTGTTGCATATGCTCGGGCGCTTGAAGAAATCACAGGCGTCAATATGACGAAATTGCTGCCTATCCCAGACTTGGATAACAGCAAATTCGACCACGCGCACAAATATGAGGCAATGGGCGTGCACCGTAAGCTTTATCGTTTCAGCGATGATGATTATCAATTGCTTAACCGCATTTGGTCTGGCCCGACGCCGATCGGCCCTCCAGGTGAATTAGAAGTCGTCGATGGGACGCCAGAAGGTGGAAAGATACCTGATCTTGACCCTGTGCCAGAAGAATATGCACCTGGTTTTGATGAAGAACAGTTTAGAGAACTCTCCAAGCGTTTGCAATATGAAGCTGGGTTATAA
- a CDS encoding DUF2254 domain-containing protein, with the protein MSCNIQPDERKKQMHFLHLFPRMLKKFKNLSIRQFRYEIKANVWVICLLYAIVGVCLVAIAYWVDMELSLGGAVPHFFQADYELTRQIVSSLVAGIITLNAFTLNSILVVLTNFSGQFTPRMLTTFISDKRTQHVMGIFNLVFVFILFSFFLLDQQVTNYYFAIPTMTVLFMLTAVAAFIYFINHSVNWMQVPNIMFNMKCESKNQILETLGKDLEPFRTREPNGSPNDLCNKEAITVCAAKSGYIQIVNYKSLVRYAQKNDLIIRFEKRIGEFVLEGTPLMTYWERGSNHANVERLRQWVYIGAKKTEVQDLEFGINKLKEIAIKSIGNDDPDTASNAIFQLTDLLLSISKVTRFTPYLTDQKNDLRVIIKKETFEFYLYSTFSHITIYAQDDPVITNDVLEAVCLLVESIDSSYYQISWEFALMVAKGYRAPFTFNYTRSHFLDSLEKIANTTGNQEGYQSFLEEVKQQAEADSGS; encoded by the coding sequence TTGTCTTGCAATATTCAACCAGATGAAAGGAAAAAACAAATGCATTTTCTGCACCTTTTTCCGCGCATGCTAAAAAAATTCAAAAATTTGTCCATACGTCAATTTCGTTACGAGATAAAAGCAAACGTTTGGGTCATTTGCTTGTTGTATGCAATCGTAGGCGTTTGCTTGGTTGCGATTGCTTATTGGGTTGACATGGAGCTGTCTTTAGGTGGAGCAGTACCCCACTTTTTTCAGGCAGACTATGAATTGACGCGGCAAATCGTCAGCTCACTCGTAGCTGGAATCATAACGCTAAATGCATTTACATTAAACTCGATTTTAGTTGTCCTGACGAATTTTTCTGGGCAATTTACGCCGCGGATGTTGACGACGTTTATTTCTGATAAGCGCACCCAACATGTGATGGGGATTTTTAATTTGGTGTTTGTGTTTATTCTTTTTTCGTTTTTTCTGCTTGATCAACAAGTGACCAATTATTATTTTGCGATTCCGACGATGACGGTTCTGTTTATGTTGACTGCTGTTGCTGCCTTTATTTATTTCATTAACCACTCTGTTAATTGGATGCAAGTCCCGAATATTATGTTCAATATGAAATGCGAATCGAAAAACCAAATACTAGAAACGCTTGGAAAGGATTTGGAGCCTTTCAGGACACGGGAACCGAACGGGTCTCCGAATGATCTTTGCAACAAGGAGGCCATTACTGTTTGTGCAGCCAAGTCAGGCTACATTCAAATCGTCAATTACAAAAGCCTCGTAAGGTATGCACAAAAAAACGATCTCATCATTCGATTTGAGAAACGGATCGGCGAGTTTGTCTTGGAAGGTACGCCGCTGATGACTTATTGGGAAAGGGGAAGCAACCATGCAAACGTGGAAAGGTTGCGGCAATGGGTGTATATTGGCGCAAAAAAAACAGAAGTTCAAGACCTTGAATTTGGCATTAACAAGCTAAAAGAAATTGCGATTAAGTCGATTGGCAATGACGACCCTGATACAGCTTCGAACGCGATTTTCCAGTTGACGGATTTGCTCTTGTCGATTTCAAAAGTAACTCGTTTTACGCCTTACTTGACTGATCAAAAAAACGACCTGCGCGTCATTATTAAAAAAGAAACATTTGAATTTTATCTGTACTCCACCTTCTCCCACATCACCATTTATGCCCAAGACGATCCTGTGATCACCAATGATGTACTTGAGGCCGTCTGCCTTCTCGTCGAATCAATCGATTCTTCTTATTATCAAATTTCTTGGGAATTCGCTCTTATGGTCGCAAAAGGCTATCGCGCACCTTTTACGTTCAATTATACGAGGAGCCATTTTCTTGACAGCTTGGAAAAAATAGCGAACACTACAGGAAACCAAGAGGGGTACCAATCGTTTTTGGAAGAAGTCAAACAACAGGCTGAAGCGGACTCAGGTTCGTAG
- a CDS encoding glycine betaine ABC transporter substrate-binding protein codes for MNKITSITGVLLAALTLGGCASNETTITIGHNNYAESIAFAHLWKTVLEDQGYQVELSLVEKAMLFNGVENGDIDIGFNTWLPFTDQAYVSLDSEEIDVQADGVLYEGTTLGLAVPSYMDDAETIEDLAGYFDELKGTITGIDPGSALMQLTQDEVMDHYGLEEFTLQSSSEQAMIAELDARYKNEEPIVVTLWSPHWTFGSYDLKFLEDPDRIYGEADDIYYMARNGLAEDEPDLIHWLNNCYFTEETLSELLTLQQQYEDDIDGAVAEWIEKHEDLVHAWLEG; via the coding sequence GTGAACAAAATAACAAGCATAACTGGAGTTCTTTTAGCCGCTTTGACACTTGGCGGCTGTGCCAGCAATGAAACAACGATTACAATTGGCCACAACAATTATGCAGAGTCAATTGCTTTTGCCCATTTGTGGAAAACGGTTTTAGAGGACCAAGGTTATCAAGTGGAACTTTCCCTTGTGGAGAAAGCAATGCTTTTTAATGGAGTCGAAAACGGCGATATCGATATTGGCTTTAATACTTGGCTCCCTTTCACTGACCAAGCATACGTCTCACTCGATTCAGAAGAAATAGACGTGCAGGCTGATGGCGTCCTGTACGAAGGGACAACCTTGGGGCTGGCTGTCCCTTCGTATATGGATGATGCGGAAACAATTGAAGACTTAGCTGGCTATTTCGACGAGCTAAAGGGAACAATTACAGGGATTGATCCAGGCTCGGCGTTAATGCAATTGACGCAAGACGAAGTCATGGACCATTACGGCTTGGAAGAGTTTACTTTACAATCCTCTTCTGAACAAGCAATGATTGCCGAACTTGATGCCCGTTACAAAAACGAGGAACCGATTGTCGTCACTCTTTGGAGCCCTCATTGGACATTTGGATCTTACGATTTAAAGTTCCTAGAAGACCCAGATCGTATTTATGGCGAAGCGGATGATATTTATTATATGGCACGCAATGGCTTAGCAGAAGACGAACCGGATCTTATTCATTGGCTGAATAATTGCTATTTTACAGAGGAAACGCTGTCTGAACTTCTTACACTGCAACAACAGTATGAAGATGATATTGACGGGGCTGTAGCGGAATGGATCGAAAAACACGAAGATCTTGTACACGCATGGCTGGAAGGCTAA
- a CDS encoding hemolysin family protein, which yields MDIGIIINLTGVAVLIALTAFFVASEFAIVKIRSTQLEPHIEGGSKRALAAKKVVTHLDEYLSACQLGITITALGIGRLAEPTFERMLHPVIGSFAISDTLVTTISFLISFLFATFLHVVIGELAPKTIAIQRAEQVTLWIARPLIWFYHLLYPFIWLLNGSARVIIKAFGFQPMSEHEVTHSEEELRLILSESYKGGEINQAEYNYVNKIFEFDERIAKEIMVPRTEMATLTIDDDMDEILAKIRDQKYTRYPVTDGDKDHVLGIVNVRELLGKLAYEPDHPLDLREIMRPAITIIESVPIRDILVEMQKNQSHMAILFDEYGGTAGLVTMEDIIEEIVGEINDEFDIEEEPHIQKIAEHHYRISGQTLISELNELLHIDMDDEDADTIGGWMLTQKYDLQEEETLTYGKYTFKVNSFEGYQINTVDVFLTPKEAMEIE from the coding sequence TTGGACATAGGCATAATTATTAATCTGACCGGCGTAGCGGTTTTAATTGCGTTAACTGCGTTTTTCGTTGCGTCTGAGTTTGCGATTGTAAAAATACGAAGCACACAACTTGAACCCCATATTGAGGGCGGCAGCAAACGCGCGTTAGCGGCGAAAAAAGTCGTTACCCACTTGGACGAGTATTTATCTGCCTGCCAACTTGGAATCACGATTACGGCCCTCGGGATTGGTCGTTTGGCAGAGCCGACATTTGAGCGGATGCTCCATCCGGTCATTGGCTCCTTTGCGATTAGCGATACGCTAGTAACAACGATTTCGTTTCTTATCTCTTTTCTATTTGCAACGTTTTTGCATGTTGTCATTGGCGAACTTGCTCCGAAGACGATCGCAATTCAACGAGCTGAACAGGTGACGCTTTGGATTGCACGGCCACTCATCTGGTTTTATCACTTGCTCTACCCGTTTATATGGCTTTTGAACGGTTCTGCCCGTGTAATCATTAAAGCTTTTGGGTTCCAGCCAATGAGTGAACATGAAGTGACGCATAGTGAGGAAGAGTTGCGCTTGATTTTGTCGGAAAGCTACAAAGGCGGAGAGATTAACCAAGCGGAATACAATTATGTGAACAAGATTTTTGAGTTTGATGAGCGGATTGCCAAAGAAATTATGGTTCCGCGGACGGAAATGGCCACACTTACGATTGACGACGATATGGATGAAATCCTTGCGAAAATCCGTGACCAAAAATATACCCGCTATCCTGTCACAGATGGAGATAAGGACCATGTCCTCGGGATTGTCAATGTGCGAGAGTTGTTAGGAAAGCTGGCGTATGAACCAGACCATCCATTAGATTTAAGGGAAATTATGCGTCCTGCCATTACAATCATTGAGTCCGTTCCTATTCGTGACATTCTTGTGGAAATGCAGAAAAACCAGAGCCACATGGCGATCCTTTTTGATGAATACGGTGGAACGGCTGGTTTGGTCACGATGGAGGACATCATTGAAGAAATCGTCGGCGAAATCAATGATGAATTTGACATTGAAGAAGAACCGCATATTCAAAAAATTGCCGAGCATCACTACCGTATTAGCGGGCAGACACTTATTAGCGAGTTAAATGAGTTGCTCCACATTGATATGGACGATGAAGACGCAGACACAATTGGCGGCTGGATGCTCACACAAAAATACGATCTTCAAGAAGAAGAAACGCTCACCTATGGCAAATATACGTTTAAAGTCAATTCGTTTGAAGGCTACCAAATCAACACGGTTGATGTGTTTTTAACGCCTAAGGAAGCGATGGAAATCGAATAG
- a CDS encoding GntR family transcriptional regulator — MKSVFDDSKPIFQQISEMIADDIVDGQLQEGDQLPSTTALSQFYRINRATAQKGLAALVDGGYVYKQRGVGMFVAEGARDKLLAERKLDFHQQYVRPMLEEARRIHLPKKEIIRLIEEDYDD, encoded by the coding sequence GTGAAGTCCGTTTTTGATGATTCGAAGCCGATTTTTCAGCAAATATCAGAAATGATTGCCGATGATATTGTTGACGGCCAACTGCAAGAGGGAGATCAACTTCCTTCAACTACGGCCCTTTCTCAATTTTATCGTATCAACCGGGCGACTGCGCAAAAAGGGTTGGCGGCGTTAGTGGACGGAGGATATGTATATAAACAACGTGGAGTTGGCATGTTCGTCGCAGAAGGAGCACGAGACAAACTTCTAGCTGAGCGCAAACTTGACTTTCATCAACAATACGTGAGGCCGATGCTGGAGGAAGCAAGGCGAATCCATTTACCAAAAAAAGAGATCATACGCTTGATTGAGGAGGATTATGATGATTGA
- a CDS encoding alcohol dehydrogenase catalytic domain-containing protein: protein MKAVTFQGKKQMEPKEVPAPSIEQDTDIIVKITASGICGSDLHLYHGGIVPETDYVVGHEPMGIVEEVGPMVKSLKKGDRVVIPFNVSCGECFFCQHQMESQCDNSNGNPHSDAGGLFGFAEQFGNYPGGQAEYLRVPYGDFTPFKLPAESELDDEQVVLLSDVIPTAYWSVKHAGVSTGDTVIILGCGPIGLMAQKFAWLHGAKRVIAVDQVAHRLEHGKRTNLVETYNFSDTPDIGKQLYEDTEGGADVVIDCVGMDGTVPPGETFGSSGDNQFGTIQPIATASEAVRKFGTVQITGVYGSEANKFPINDFFTRNVSLKMGQAPVVHLMPTLYTMIERGTIDPTDIITHRMGIEDAPDAYRIFDEKEDGNIKTIFKL, encoded by the coding sequence ATGAAAGCAGTTACCTTTCAAGGCAAAAAGCAGATGGAACCAAAGGAAGTACCTGCACCTTCCATTGAACAAGACACAGACATTATAGTAAAAATTACTGCAAGTGGTATTTGCGGATCGGATTTGCATTTGTATCACGGCGGCATCGTGCCTGAAACCGATTATGTAGTGGGCCATGAACCGATGGGCATCGTCGAGGAAGTCGGGCCAATGGTCAAGTCGTTAAAAAAGGGCGACCGCGTCGTCATTCCTTTTAACGTAAGCTGCGGAGAATGTTTCTTTTGCCAACACCAAATGGAAAGCCAGTGCGACAACTCTAACGGAAATCCTCATTCGGATGCAGGCGGTTTATTTGGTTTTGCTGAGCAGTTTGGAAATTATCCAGGCGGGCAAGCTGAGTATTTGCGCGTTCCTTATGGCGATTTTACGCCGTTTAAGCTACCGGCCGAGAGTGAATTGGATGACGAGCAAGTTGTTTTATTATCGGATGTGATCCCTACTGCTTACTGGAGCGTCAAACATGCCGGCGTTTCGACAGGCGATACGGTTATTATTTTAGGTTGTGGGCCGATTGGCTTAATGGCACAAAAATTTGCTTGGCTTCATGGCGCCAAACGTGTTATTGCTGTTGACCAAGTCGCACACCGCCTTGAACATGGAAAACGGACCAACTTAGTGGAAACCTATAACTTCAGCGATACGCCTGACATAGGCAAACAGCTCTATGAAGACACAGAGGGCGGCGCTGACGTTGTCATTGATTGCGTAGGCATGGATGGCACCGTTCCACCAGGAGAAACATTTGGCTCTAGTGGGGACAACCAATTCGGGACGATCCAGCCAATTGCAACTGCCAGCGAAGCTGTGCGGAAATTCGGCACGGTGCAAATTACCGGCGTATACGGTTCAGAAGCCAACAAATTCCCAATTAACGATTTTTTCACACGCAATGTTTCTTTAAAAATGGGGCAAGCCCCTGTTGTCCATTTAATGCCCACCCTTTACACCATGATTGAAAGAGGAACGATTGACCCAACTGATATCATTACGCATCGAATGGGCATTGAAGACGCCCCAGACGCTTATCGGATATTTGACGAAAAAGAAGACGGCAACATTAAAACGATTTTTAAACTGTAA
- a CDS encoding ABC transporter ATP-binding protein, with the protein MIEMNNVHFSYGETKALKNVTINEKEPIIIGLWGRNGAGKTTLMKLLAGLEKPESGTVLVNGIAPYNYSGSMRHVAYMHENHPFSELWNVTDALRFASYFYQNWDGELANELVDLFELPRHKKIRKFSKGMQTLTKIVIGLASKTPVTIMDEPTNGLDADMRKLFYEVLLETYEDHPRMFLLSTHHIDELKPLCEKIAIVDQKTIIRYEETEMLTVQGILLTGERAAIEELTAGYNILEERTLGNVVNVMLDDSFSETWAERAKAAHVNIEKASLQDYLVSLTKKQKKEVQQ; encoded by the coding sequence ATGATTGAAATGAACAATGTGCACTTTTCCTATGGGGAGACCAAGGCGCTAAAGAATGTAACAATCAACGAGAAAGAGCCGATTATTATTGGCCTTTGGGGCCGCAATGGTGCAGGCAAAACAACATTAATGAAGCTTCTGGCTGGATTAGAAAAGCCAGAGAGCGGCACGGTGCTTGTCAACGGAATTGCGCCCTACAATTATAGTGGGTCAATGAGGCATGTGGCCTATATGCATGAAAACCATCCGTTTTCAGAGTTATGGAATGTGACCGATGCTTTACGATTCGCTTCGTACTTTTATCAAAACTGGGACGGGGAATTAGCGAATGAACTAGTTGATTTATTTGAACTGCCGCGCCACAAAAAAATCCGCAAGTTTTCAAAAGGGATGCAGACGTTGACGAAAATTGTCATCGGCTTAGCCTCGAAAACCCCTGTCACAATTATGGATGAACCAACGAATGGGCTAGATGCTGACATGCGAAAGCTTTTCTATGAAGTTCTGTTAGAAACGTATGAAGACCATCCACGTATGTTTCTGTTATCTACCCATCATATCGATGAATTAAAGCCTTTGTGCGAAAAAATTGCGATTGTCGATCAGAAAACGATCATTCGTTATGAAGAAACCGAAATGTTAACGGTGCAAGGCATTTTGTTGACTGGGGAGAGAGCGGCCATTGAGGAACTAACGGCAGGGTATAACATTTTAGAGGAACGCACTCTTGGAAATGTCGTGAATGTCATGCTTGATGATTCCTTTTCTGAAACATGGGCAGAGCGGGCTAAAGCAGCTCATGTAAATATTGAAAAGGCATCGCTTCAAGATTACCTTGTTTCTTTAACAAAAAAACAAAAGAAGGAAGTGCAGCAATGA